A window from Sphingobium sp. EM0848 encodes these proteins:
- a CDS encoding nuclear transport factor 2 family protein has product MDDVSKVVEQQAIERMMFDYSYHLDMNHPDQLAALFVEDCEVSYAPNFGATGMEAYKKTLEGIGAFFSGTSHHNSNITVDFISPTEADVRSIVLAIHRYVKERPDGILYGQYFDRVVKVDGQWKFKRRELRTTMTTDYHVRASNPIGRAA; this is encoded by the coding sequence ATGGATGACGTAAGCAAGGTCGTGGAACAGCAGGCCATCGAACGCATGATGTTCGACTATTCCTACCATCTGGACATGAACCATCCCGATCAACTGGCGGCGCTGTTCGTGGAGGATTGCGAGGTCAGCTACGCGCCCAATTTCGGCGCGACCGGCATGGAAGCCTATAAGAAGACGCTCGAAGGCATCGGCGCCTTCTTCAGCGGCACGAGCCATCACAATAGCAACATCACGGTCGATTTCATCAGCCCGACCGAAGCGGACGTCCGCTCGATCGTGCTGGCGATCCACCGCTATGTGAAGGAACGCCCGGACGGCATCCTCTATGGCCAGTATTTCGACCGCGTCGTGAAGGTCGACGGCCAATGGAAGTTCAAGCGCCGCGAACTGCGCACGACGATGACCACCGACTATCATGTGCGAGCGTCCAATCCGATCGGCCGGGCGGCCTAG
- a CDS encoding enoyl-CoA hydratase/isomerase family protein has protein sequence MTDYQTIRLEHEASVSWIVLNRPDAANALSPQLLDEFSDALERLKGEGAPVIAIRAEGRGFCAGMDLGNYGGDDSGPPDIISDRDRLHRNVERWLAMWDHPKPVIAAVHGYCLGVAAQMCVFTDITIVADDARIGEPTIPIGGGYVAPTWVSLVGAKRAKELAFVPGNWIDGPTAVEWGWANHCVPLADLVPSVRSLAERIALIPPEVLRIKKLSINRAAEAAGFRQALSGIAEMDSLLHLAPAVLEVRARIKERGLKAVIQEYKVPPTTPLTITEEQ, from the coding sequence ATGACCGATTACCAGACCATCAGGTTGGAGCATGAGGCGTCGGTCAGTTGGATCGTGCTGAACCGGCCGGATGCCGCCAATGCCCTGTCGCCGCAACTGCTCGACGAATTTTCCGACGCGCTCGAACGGCTGAAGGGCGAGGGCGCGCCGGTCATCGCGATCCGGGCGGAAGGGCGGGGTTTCTGTGCCGGCATGGATCTGGGCAATTATGGCGGCGATGACAGCGGGCCGCCAGACATCATATCCGACCGCGACCGCCTGCACCGCAATGTCGAGCGCTGGCTGGCGATGTGGGACCATCCCAAGCCGGTGATCGCCGCCGTGCATGGCTATTGCCTGGGCGTGGCGGCGCAGATGTGCGTCTTCACCGACATCACCATCGTCGCTGACGATGCCCGCATCGGTGAGCCGACCATTCCGATCGGCGGCGGCTATGTCGCGCCGACCTGGGTCAGCCTGGTCGGCGCGAAGCGGGCCAAGGAACTCGCCTTCGTGCCCGGGAACTGGATCGACGGGCCGACGGCGGTGGAATGGGGCTGGGCCAATCATTGCGTGCCGCTGGCGGACCTCGTCCCCTCGGTGCGCAGCCTTGCCGAACGGATCGCCTTGATCCCGCCAGAAGTGCTGCGCATCAAGAAGCTGTCGATCAATCGCGCGGCGGAGGCGGCGGGTTTCCGCCAGGCTCTGTCCGGCATCGCGGAGATGGACTCGCTGCTCCATCTGGCGCCCGCCGTGCTGGAGGTACGCGCCCGCATCAAGGAACGCGGCCTCAAGGCCGTGATCCAGGAGTATAAGGTGCCGCCAACGACACCGCTGACCATCACCGAGGAGCAATAA
- a CDS encoding enoyl-CoA hydratase-related protein gives MADVEFSREGNVAHVHLNRPQGLNAITQEMDDLLLDAWTTINEDPDIWCAILSAEGEKGFCIGADVSGGAERKTRMALGGGLTGIGGPWVQLRKPLIAAVQGFCVGGGFELAMCADIIVAADTAQFGLPETKVGIIGECGVVHRAVRQLPHHIAMAMILTGERIKADVAERFGLVNEVVPYADLAAAAQKWAGKITAASPLANQAAKAAALGRLGHPLEVALMTRFEEIEQYAESADKREGEVAAGERRKPVWTGR, from the coding sequence ATGGCAGACGTCGAATTTTCGCGCGAGGGCAATGTCGCCCACGTTCATCTCAACCGGCCGCAGGGACTGAATGCCATCACGCAGGAGATGGACGATCTCCTGCTCGACGCCTGGACGACGATCAACGAAGACCCGGATATCTGGTGTGCGATCCTCTCGGCCGAAGGGGAGAAGGGCTTCTGCATCGGCGCCGACGTATCGGGTGGTGCGGAGCGCAAGACGCGCATGGCGCTCGGCGGCGGGCTGACCGGCATCGGCGGTCCCTGGGTGCAGCTCAGGAAGCCGTTGATCGCCGCGGTGCAGGGCTTCTGCGTCGGCGGCGGCTTTGAGCTGGCCATGTGTGCCGACATCATCGTGGCGGCGGACACGGCGCAATTCGGCCTGCCGGAAACCAAGGTCGGCATCATCGGCGAATGTGGCGTCGTTCATCGTGCGGTGCGCCAGTTGCCCCATCATATCGCCATGGCGATGATCCTGACCGGGGAACGGATCAAGGCGGACGTCGCCGAGCGTTTCGGCCTGGTGAACGAAGTCGTGCCCTATGCTGATCTCGCCGCCGCGGCGCAGAAATGGGCGGGCAAGATCACGGCTGCCTCGCCACTGGCCAACCAGGCGGCAAAGGCGGCGGCACTTGGTCGCCTCGGCCATCCGCTCGAGGTGGCGTTGATGACCCGCTTCGAGGAAATCGAGCAATATGCCGAAAGCGCCGACAAGCGCGAGGGCGAGGTCGCCGCGGGCGAGAGGCGCAAGCCCGTCTGGACCGGCCGCTGA
- a CDS encoding flavin reductase family protein: MSDSQTVDPKLYRQVLGQYPTGVCVITAIGEDGVPIAMVVGSFTSVSLSPPLVGFFPDKASSSWAKLRSSSHFCVNMLAATQEHVCRKLASKDPDKFSGTAHSLSDKGIPLLHDVVARIECDMHDITDAGDHELALGLVRSLEIVSDAPPLLFCQGGYGSFLQASPHAQQGVKCIG, from the coding sequence ATGTCAGATAGTCAAACAGTCGATCCCAAGCTCTATCGGCAGGTGCTGGGCCAATATCCCACCGGCGTGTGCGTCATCACGGCCATCGGTGAGGATGGTGTGCCGATCGCCATGGTCGTGGGGTCCTTCACATCGGTGTCGCTCTCGCCGCCGCTGGTCGGCTTCTTCCCCGACAAAGCGTCCAGTAGCTGGGCCAAGTTGCGCTCGAGCAGCCATTTCTGCGTGAACATGCTGGCGGCGACGCAGGAGCATGTGTGCCGGAAGCTCGCGTCGAAAGACCCGGACAAATTTTCCGGCACCGCGCACAGCCTGTCCGACAAGGGCATTCCCTTGTTGCATGATGTCGTCGCCCGGATTGAATGCGACATGCACGACATTACCGACGCAGGCGATCATGAGCTGGCTCTTGGGTTGGTCCGCTCGCTGGAAATCGTATCGGACGCGCCTCCGCTCCTCTTCTGCCAAGGTGGCTATGGGAGCTTTTTGCAAGCGTCGCCTCACGCGCAACAAGGAGTGAAGTGCATTGGCTGA
- a CDS encoding acetyl-CoA C-acetyltransferase: MAEPAYIVDVVRTAGGRRKGMFASLHPADLGAASVDALLARTGIAPQTVDDLIFGCVSQIGEQSNHLARHVVLASKLPQSVPAVTIDRQCGSSQQALHFAAQAVMSGTQDVVIAGGVEHMTRVPMGSPFRLPAEAGLGVGPLSERIQQRYGVKAFSQFIGAQRIADKYGLDRDAMDRFALESHRKAAQARASGAFEHEIVPLSIDLPDGQNLSCDRDEGIREDASLEAMAAVAPILEGGTVTAANASQMTDGSSAALIVNESALRRHGLTPIARIHAMAVTAGDPVVMLEEPIPATRKVLERAGLSLADIDLFEVNEAFASIPMAWLAGIGADPAKMNVNGGAIALGHPLGATGTKLMATLVHALRARGRKWGLQTMCEGGGIANATIVEAY, encoded by the coding sequence TTGGCTGAACCCGCCTATATCGTCGATGTCGTGCGTACAGCCGGAGGACGGCGCAAGGGCATGTTCGCGTCGCTACATCCCGCCGATCTGGGCGCCGCCAGTGTGGACGCCCTTCTGGCCCGAACGGGGATCGCTCCGCAGACAGTGGATGATCTCATCTTCGGGTGCGTCAGTCAGATTGGCGAACAATCCAACCATCTCGCCCGTCATGTCGTGCTGGCGTCCAAACTGCCTCAGTCGGTGCCGGCAGTGACGATCGATCGCCAATGCGGGTCTTCGCAGCAAGCGCTGCATTTCGCCGCGCAGGCTGTCATGTCCGGAACGCAGGACGTGGTGATCGCGGGTGGGGTCGAACATATGACCCGCGTGCCGATGGGCTCGCCCTTTCGTCTGCCGGCCGAAGCGGGACTGGGCGTCGGTCCCCTGAGCGAGCGGATCCAGCAGCGCTATGGGGTAAAGGCCTTCAGCCAGTTCATCGGCGCGCAGAGGATCGCGGACAAATATGGCCTCGACAGGGATGCAATGGATCGCTTCGCGCTGGAGAGCCACAGAAAGGCGGCGCAGGCACGTGCGTCGGGTGCCTTCGAGCATGAAATCGTCCCGCTGAGCATCGACCTGCCGGACGGACAAAACCTGTCGTGCGATCGCGACGAAGGAATACGCGAGGACGCTTCGCTGGAGGCGATGGCTGCCGTCGCGCCGATCCTGGAGGGCGGAACGGTTACGGCGGCGAATGCGAGCCAAATGACCGACGGCTCCTCGGCGGCTTTGATCGTCAATGAAAGCGCGCTGCGCCGCCACGGCCTGACGCCAATCGCCCGCATCCACGCCATGGCGGTGACAGCGGGCGACCCCGTCGTCATGCTGGAGGAACCCATCCCGGCGACGCGCAAGGTGCTGGAGCGGGCAGGGTTGTCGCTCGCGGACATCGATCTGTTCGAAGTCAATGAAGCGTTCGCGTCCATTCCCATGGCCTGGCTGGCGGGTATCGGCGCGGATCCTGCGAAAATGAACGTGAACGGCGGAGCGATTGCGCTGGGCCATCCGCTCGGCGCGACGGGAACCAAGCTGATGGCGACCCTGGTTCATGCCTTGCGCGCTCGCGGCAGGAAATGGGGGCTCCAGACCATGTGCGAGGGCGGCGGCATCGCCAATGCGACGATTGTCGAGGCATATTAA
- a CDS encoding SDR family NAD(P)-dependent oxidoreductase encodes MDIHGITAIVTGGASGLGGATAARLAERGAKVAIFDLNEAAGRAHAEAIGASFHSVSVADDQGVANAIASVRSELGVPRLLVNCAGIAPAIRTVGKDGAPHPLDTFRKAIEINLVGTFNMISKFAVALISADPIGEERGIIVNTASVAAYDGQIGQVAYAASKGGVVGMTLPVARDLAQHRIRVVTIAPGIFLTPMLMGLPQPAQDSLGQQVPHPSRLGKPAEYAQLVESIVTNPMLNGETIRLDGAIRMAPR; translated from the coding sequence ATGGATATTCACGGCATTACGGCCATCGTCACGGGCGGCGCGTCGGGGCTTGGCGGCGCGACGGCCGCACGGCTGGCGGAGCGGGGCGCCAAGGTCGCCATTTTCGATCTCAACGAAGCGGCAGGCCGCGCGCATGCGGAGGCCATTGGAGCGTCCTTCCATAGCGTGAGCGTGGCCGATGATCAGGGCGTCGCCAATGCCATCGCCAGCGTGCGGTCCGAACTGGGCGTCCCCCGGTTGCTGGTGAACTGTGCCGGCATCGCCCCGGCGATCAGGACGGTCGGCAAGGATGGTGCGCCCCATCCACTGGATACCTTCCGCAAGGCTATCGAGATCAATCTGGTCGGTACCTTCAACATGATCTCCAAATTTGCGGTCGCACTGATTTCTGCCGATCCGATTGGCGAAGAGCGCGGCATCATCGTTAACACGGCGAGCGTCGCCGCCTATGATGGCCAGATCGGACAGGTCGCCTACGCGGCGTCTAAGGGCGGGGTTGTCGGAATGACGCTGCCGGTGGCGCGCGACCTTGCCCAGCACAGGATACGGGTGGTCACTATTGCACCCGGCATCTTCCTCACGCCTATGCTGATGGGCCTGCCTCAACCCGCACAGGATTCGCTGGGACAGCAAGTTCCGCATCCAAGCCGGCTAGGCAAGCCGGCAGAATATGCGCAACTTGTCGAAAGCATCGTGACCAATCCGATGCTGAATGGCGAGACGATTAGGCTGGACGGAGCGATCCGCATGGCGCCGCGATAG
- a CDS encoding nuclear transport factor 2 family protein: MMSDLELRIRRLEDRAALDDLNVRYFLACDNDDYAGIGDIFSREAIFATSGKVAATGRDTIVEFIRVSRSHMGLTVHTPHYGLYTFIDDDHVQGLVGVHLELVLGEETLFGAMRYQDEYRRTEDGWRVASRNMRTIHIAPWSQVGQSLLSDTPVRWPGVQPLPSDYPRQR, encoded by the coding sequence ATGATGAGCGATCTGGAACTGCGTATCCGACGGCTGGAGGATCGGGCCGCGCTGGACGATCTCAACGTCCGCTATTTCCTAGCCTGCGACAACGATGATTATGCTGGGATTGGAGATATCTTCTCCCGGGAAGCGATTTTTGCGACCTCCGGTAAAGTGGCTGCCACTGGACGGGACACGATTGTTGAGTTCATCCGGGTTTCGCGAAGTCATATGGGGTTAACCGTACATACGCCTCATTATGGACTCTATACCTTCATTGACGATGATCATGTCCAAGGTTTGGTTGGAGTCCATCTGGAACTCGTTCTTGGGGAAGAGACTCTTTTTGGAGCCATGCGGTACCAGGACGAGTATCGCCGCACTGAGGATGGTTGGCGTGTCGCCAGCCGCAATATGCGAACCATTCATATCGCGCCTTGGTCGCAGGTGGGGCAGTCTCTGCTGTCTGACACGCCCGTCCGCTGGCCGGGCGTGCAACCCCTGCCAAGCGACTATCCGCGGCAGCGTTAA
- a CDS encoding IS630 family transposase, whose translation MYKDPAQWARIRRRVAEGEAIRQVSRAEGINRKTVRKILRTEHPLKFVRPKRLTLVSHYEGLIDLMLSEDETRPQCDRRSVAAIFRAIRDQHGYVGSYDCILRYCRSVQVPQINFVVRPTAGCGSINSLSITRAPRAYRLDPHALQESPNITLSLHRDRRTERAAEVANWIDKLRGDRLQLPLRGDSETNHRLLRCVHDSRSRQRNRAITALAHEQGFPIRRISESLQISRNTCRRYLRTYREGGVEALLAPMTRGPRKAEDEDLKTAVFRVLHEPPRDHGINRTSWIMRDLRAVLAQQGHPTCLHVLRQIIHDAGWKWRKARIVLTSQDPAYREKLATVQAILSKLASDEAFFSIDEFGPFAVKMKQGLMLDPPGPHRVVPQWQKSKGCMIMTAALELSGNQVTHFYSDRKNTTEMIRMMDALLDKYADRRTLYLSWDAASWHVSKKLKQRINEHNATAEASDLPRVETVPLPSGAQFLNVIESVFSGMARAVIHNSNYLSADDARAAIDRYFASRNPHESPHSNDSESPFEELMVADKVLEL comes from the coding sequence ATGTACAAAGATCCGGCCCAATGGGCGCGTATCCGGCGTCGCGTGGCGGAAGGTGAGGCCATCAGGCAAGTTTCTCGGGCAGAGGGAATCAATCGTAAAACAGTTCGGAAAATCCTGCGAACTGAGCACCCCCTGAAATTCGTTCGTCCGAAGCGATTGACTTTGGTCAGCCATTACGAGGGGTTGATCGATTTGATGCTGTCCGAGGACGAGACCCGACCGCAATGCGATCGCCGAAGCGTGGCCGCCATCTTCCGCGCTATTCGAGATCAGCATGGCTACGTTGGCAGCTACGATTGCATCCTTCGATATTGCCGCAGTGTGCAAGTGCCTCAGATCAACTTTGTGGTTCGACCGACCGCCGGGTGCGGATCGATTAACAGCCTGAGCATCACAAGGGCGCCACGGGCTTACCGGCTCGATCCTCATGCCCTGCAAGAATCGCCCAATATCACACTCAGCCTTCACCGTGATCGCCGAACAGAGCGTGCTGCCGAAGTGGCGAATTGGATCGATAAGCTGCGTGGAGACCGACTGCAACTGCCCTTGCGTGGAGATTCCGAAACCAACCACCGGCTCCTTCGCTGCGTCCACGATTCTCGTAGCCGGCAGCGCAATCGGGCCATCACAGCCTTGGCGCACGAACAAGGCTTTCCCATCCGACGGATCAGTGAATCCCTTCAGATAAGCAGGAACACTTGTCGCCGTTATCTACGAACATATCGAGAAGGAGGCGTCGAAGCGCTTTTGGCGCCAATGACGCGAGGGCCGCGAAAGGCTGAAGATGAAGATCTGAAAACTGCGGTCTTCCGCGTTCTTCACGAACCGCCGAGGGATCATGGGATCAACCGAACGTCTTGGATCATGCGCGATCTCAGAGCCGTGCTTGCGCAGCAAGGACATCCAACCTGCTTGCACGTCCTTCGCCAGATCATCCACGACGCTGGCTGGAAGTGGCGAAAGGCCAGAATCGTCCTCACATCGCAAGACCCTGCCTATCGCGAAAAACTCGCCACAGTCCAAGCGATCCTGTCGAAGCTGGCATCAGACGAGGCCTTCTTCTCAATCGACGAGTTCGGCCCCTTCGCCGTCAAGATGAAACAGGGACTGATGCTCGACCCGCCCGGTCCTCATCGGGTCGTGCCGCAATGGCAGAAATCCAAGGGATGTATGATCATGACAGCGGCCCTTGAACTGAGCGGCAATCAGGTCACGCACTTCTACAGCGACAGGAAAAACACGACCGAGATGATCCGCATGATGGATGCCTTGCTCGACAAGTACGCGGATCGCCGCACGCTGTACCTGTCTTGGGATGCGGCGTCGTGGCACGTCTCCAAGAAGCTCAAGCAACGGATCAACGAGCATAACGCGACAGCGGAGGCATCCGATTTACCGCGCGTCGAGACGGTGCCACTTCCGTCTGGAGCACAGTTCCTCAACGTCATCGAGTCCGTGTTTAGTGGTATGGCGCGCGCCGTAATCCACAACAGCAATTACCTATCGGCCGACGATGCGCGTGCTGCGATCGATCGCTATTTTGCCAGCCGTAACCCTCATGAATCCCCTCATTCAAATGATTCCGAAAGTCCGTTTGAGGAGCTGATGGTGGCGGATAAGGTTCTCGAACTGTAG
- a CDS encoding IS4 family transposase, giving the protein MSGKAKFSSEAVHSFVDELFGADLHAKRVTSLAKATVGTLQASSLAVSAIGHGLALAQGGLSRHAIKQVDRMLSNDGIDVDALMADWAGYCLGSRTEIAVAMDWTDFDADGHSTLMLSLLTEHGRATPLLWLTVRKAELKERRNHYEYWIVTRLAELLPTEEVKVLLVADRGFGDTKLYGVLKDELHFDYVIRFRGNIKVTAAGECRPAKEWLGPSGRARLLREATVTAQGCPVGAVVCVQAKDMKEPWCLATSLTTVTAKTLIDLYSRRWGIECSFRDAKDWRFGMGMSATRVSTPARRDRLWLIAALAIVLLTVLGAAGEAIGYDRHLRTSTTSRRVHSLFRQGVMYYQLIPNMPEERLRPLILQFENLIRHHQLLKRTFGII; this is encoded by the coding sequence ATGAGCGGCAAGGCGAAGTTTTCTTCTGAGGCGGTGCATTCCTTTGTCGACGAACTTTTTGGCGCGGACCTGCACGCGAAGCGGGTGACATCGCTGGCGAAGGCGACGGTGGGCACGTTGCAGGCGTCGTCGCTGGCGGTGAGCGCGATTGGCCACGGTCTCGCACTGGCCCAGGGAGGGCTGTCGCGTCACGCGATCAAGCAGGTCGACCGGATGCTGTCGAATGACGGGATCGATGTCGACGCGCTGATGGCCGACTGGGCCGGCTATTGCCTGGGTAGCCGCACCGAGATCGCCGTCGCCATGGACTGGACCGACTTCGATGCCGACGGGCACTCGACCCTGATGCTGTCGCTGCTTACCGAGCATGGCCGGGCAACGCCGCTACTGTGGTTGACGGTACGCAAGGCGGAGCTGAAAGAGCGGCGCAATCACTATGAATATTGGATCGTCACCCGGCTTGCCGAGCTCTTGCCGACAGAAGAAGTGAAGGTGCTGCTCGTCGCCGATCGCGGCTTTGGCGACACCAAGCTCTACGGCGTCCTCAAGGACGAGTTGCACTTCGACTATGTCATCCGCTTTCGTGGCAACATCAAGGTGACGGCCGCCGGTGAGTGCCGTCCGGCAAAGGAGTGGCTCGGCCCATCGGGACGTGCCAGGCTGTTGCGCGAGGCCACGGTCACGGCGCAGGGTTGCCCCGTCGGGGCGGTCGTGTGCGTCCAGGCCAAGGATATGAAAGAGCCGTGGTGCCTCGCGACCAGCTTGACCACGGTGACGGCCAAGACCCTCATTGATCTTTACTCGCGGCGCTGGGGCATCGAATGCTCGTTTCGCGATGCCAAGGACTGGCGGTTCGGGATGGGCATGTCGGCAACCCGCGTCTCCACGCCCGCCCGGCGCGACAGGCTGTGGCTGATCGCCGCTCTCGCCATTGTCCTCCTGACCGTGCTCGGCGCCGCCGGCGAGGCCATCGGCTACGACCGCCATCTGCGCACCAGCACGACATCGCGACGCGTGCATTCACTCTTCCGGCAGGGCGTGATGTACTATCAACTCATCCCCAACATGCCCGAGGAAAGACTACGCCCTCTCATCCTACAGTTCGAGAACCTTATCCGCCACCATCAGCTCCTCAAACGGACTTTCGGAATCATTTGA
- a CDS encoding IS1182 family transposase — protein sequence MGRFVEGEDRRQDSFLPASLDDYVAEDNPVRVVEAFIDELDLTVLGFAGAEPAATGRPAYHPSTMLKIYLYGYLNRIHSSRRLERKAGRNIEMMWLTGRLAPDFKTTANFRRDNGTAIRSVCAQFVMLCRSMGLFGGAMVAVDGSKFKAVNNRDRNFTAHKAAKRIEQVEASIDRYLAALDRADRENSDIPEVRTDKIREKIAGLRRQMQYLQDMAVQVEVAPDNQVSLTDLDAQSMATTGRGTGMVGYNVQAAVDTEHHLIVAHEVLNDGHDRTQLAPMGRAALDAIGSDQLTVLADRGYYNGAQVLECEGTGVLPCVPKVDTTGRAKHGHFTKPDFIYDVVHDHYTCPAGAHLTRGRVRVDHHGDIDQYRNLAACPTCQLRPRCTPEKVKRVKRWTHEAVLDAMQQRLDRLPDAMGLRRQTVEHVFGTLKAWMGSTPFLTKTLKNVRTEMSLSVLAYNMKRMIQIFGTRPLIQMIRA from the coding sequence ATGGGCCGTTTCGTCGAAGGGGAAGACCGGCGGCAGGACAGTTTTCTGCCTGCATCGCTGGATGATTATGTCGCCGAGGATAATCCGGTGCGGGTGGTTGAGGCCTTCATCGATGAGCTGGATCTAACGGTTCTTGGTTTTGCCGGGGCGGAACCGGCGGCGACGGGGCGACCCGCCTATCATCCATCGACGATGTTGAAGATTTACCTATACGGCTATCTCAACCGGATCCATTCGAGCCGCCGGCTTGAGCGTAAGGCAGGTCGCAATATCGAGATGATGTGGCTGACGGGTCGGCTGGCACCTGACTTCAAGACCACCGCCAACTTCCGGCGCGACAACGGGACCGCGATCCGCTCGGTATGCGCGCAATTCGTGATGCTGTGCCGTAGCATGGGCTTGTTCGGCGGGGCCATGGTTGCGGTGGACGGCAGCAAGTTCAAGGCGGTGAACAACCGGGACCGTAACTTCACTGCGCATAAGGCCGCCAAGCGGATCGAACAGGTCGAGGCCAGCATAGATCGCTATCTGGCGGCATTGGACCGGGCCGATCGTGAGAATAGCGACATCCCCGAAGTGCGAACCGACAAGATCCGGGAGAAGATCGCGGGATTACGGCGCCAGATGCAGTATCTGCAGGACATGGCGGTTCAGGTCGAGGTGGCTCCCGACAATCAGGTCTCTCTCACTGATCTCGACGCGCAGTCCATGGCTACCACCGGCCGCGGCACCGGAATGGTCGGCTATAATGTGCAGGCCGCAGTCGACACCGAGCATCACCTCATCGTCGCGCACGAGGTTCTGAACGATGGACATGATCGTACCCAGCTGGCGCCGATGGGGCGAGCGGCGCTGGATGCCATAGGATCAGATCAACTCACGGTGCTGGCAGATCGCGGCTACTACAATGGTGCACAGGTGCTGGAATGCGAAGGAACTGGTGTCTTGCCTTGCGTGCCCAAGGTCGACACCACAGGCCGGGCAAAGCATGGCCACTTCACGAAGCCCGACTTCATTTACGATGTCGTCCATGATCATTACACTTGTCCGGCCGGTGCCCACCTGACCCGCGGCAGGGTCCGCGTCGACCATCACGGTGATATCGACCAGTATCGCAATCTCGCTGCCTGCCCCACCTGCCAGCTCCGGCCCCGCTGTACGCCGGAGAAGGTGAAGCGCGTAAAGCGGTGGACCCATGAGGCGGTACTGGATGCGATGCAGCAACGCCTGGACAGGCTGCCCGACGCCATGGGCTTGCGCCGACAGACCGTCGAACATGTCTTCGGAACCCTTAAAGCCTGGATGGGCAGTACGCCCTTCCTCACAAAAACACTGAAAAACGTCCGAACCGAGATGAGCCTGAGCGTCCTGGCCTATAATATGAAGCGCATGATCCAGATCTTCGGAACCCGGCCACTCATCCAGATGATCCGGGCCTGA
- a CDS encoding helix-turn-helix domain-containing protein, translating into MQEEIADLLGLTAVHVNRMLHELEGRSLLRRTGRDFMLDLPGLEAMNMIASRTYVQKPPWLPSA; encoded by the coding sequence ATCCAAGAGGAAATTGCCGATCTATTAGGGCTGACCGCTGTCCACGTCAACCGCATGCTCCACGAGCTTGAAGGCCGTTCGCTGCTTCGACGTACCGGCAGAGACTTCATGCTTGACCTGCCAGGGCTGGAGGCGATGAACATGATCGCATCGCGGACCTATGTACAAAAACCGCCATGGCTTCCTTCAGCTTAA
- a CDS encoding Hsp20 family protein, which translates to MRPNFDFTPYRRSTVGFDRLFNLLEAGAREDDGYPPFDIQRLDDDNFRITVAVPGFKPEDIEIVAHQNLLSVTGKRADDADKGEYLHRGIAARAFERRFQLADFIEVGNANFEHGLLSIELTRVVPEAMKPRRIEIGGNASDSKRLGEVKERASEPA; encoded by the coding sequence ATGAGACCGAACTTTGACTTTACCCCCTATCGCCGATCGACGGTCGGTTTCGACCGGCTGTTCAACCTGCTCGAGGCGGGCGCGCGCGAGGACGATGGCTATCCGCCTTTCGATATCCAGCGGCTCGACGACGACAATTTTCGCATCACCGTCGCGGTCCCCGGCTTCAAGCCGGAGGATATCGAGATCGTCGCGCATCAGAACCTGCTCTCGGTGACCGGCAAGCGAGCCGATGACGCCGACAAGGGCGAATACCTGCATCGCGGTATCGCGGCCCGGGCCTTCGAGCGGCGCTTCCAGCTCGCCGATTTCATCGAGGTCGGCAACGCGAACTTCGAGCACGGCCTCCTGTCGATCGAACTGACGCGCGTCGTGCCGGAGGCGATGAAGCCGCGTCGGATCGAGATCGGCGGCAATGCGTCCGACAGCAAGCGACTGGGCGAGGTGAAGGAAAGAGCGAGCGAGCCTGCCTAA
- a CDS encoding Hsp20/alpha crystallin family protein, producing the protein MAIRDLIPWSRQENRLPVPVSAERERDTHPLQSLHRDVNRLFDDVFRNFGMPAFAGFDRLSGWPHLELGETDKEIRVTAELPGMDEQDVEIFVEDGALTLRGEKKSEVDDKDRGYSERSYGRFERRIGLPRGIDRDKVAATFKNGVLTVTLPRTEAAEQNIRRIPVNGGAR; encoded by the coding sequence ATGGCAATTCGTGATCTCATTCCCTGGAGCCGGCAGGAAAACCGGCTGCCCGTTCCGGTGAGCGCCGAACGGGAAAGGGACACCCATCCACTGCAGTCGCTCCACCGCGACGTGAACCGTCTCTTCGACGATGTCTTCCGCAACTTCGGCATGCCCGCCTTTGCCGGTTTCGACCGCTTGTCGGGATGGCCCCACCTCGAGCTCGGCGAGACCGACAAGGAAATTCGTGTGACGGCGGAACTACCGGGTATGGACGAGCAGGACGTGGAGATTTTCGTCGAAGACGGCGCCTTGACCCTGCGCGGCGAAAAGAAGTCCGAAGTCGACGACAAGGATCGCGGCTACTCGGAGCGCAGCTATGGCCGCTTCGAGCGCCGCATCGGCCTGCCCAGAGGCATCGACCGCGACAAGGTCGCGGCCACCTTCAAGAACGGCGTCCTCACGGTGACGTTGCCCAGAACGGAGGCGGCGGAACAGAACATCCGCCGGATTCCCGTCAATGGCGGCGCCCGCTGA